The Panicum virgatum strain AP13 chromosome 5K, P.virgatum_v5, whole genome shotgun sequence genome has a window encoding:
- the LOC120707313 gene encoding uncharacterized protein LOC120707313, translating to MRREGSPAQLPTAKLRKESSPPTTTSPVHSLTDDVLLQIFLRLPSLATLVRAALACRTWRRAVASSPAFRRRFRELHPAPLLGLFFEPPSAVQDPALPAFPSFVPARRRDRDLAAAVHGGDFFLTSIQEHPDKAHSWEILDCRGGYVLLCNGDLLSEEPMAVVNPLERRSELFFDHHHKDISEGYRGYLDVQNSCLLCSDEDPASFRVLRLAHDESRVRATVFSLDTRQWKLYPWVDVPGRPRLSKSWLLNSDMQSNGFLYWVYKNHKYMVTLNTVTMDFSVEELPPFLQNRRCSFNAGETSSGTRCIVYATDFTVGVMLRRTDSDGVEKWMLDRATPLDTQLDGVLRKQKGNYDELLVVAVRDGFAYLATSKKVYDSRNPSWFLSLCLETMELENLFQRTYDSGAHPYVMTWPPCLVGNYGMFGLEDGT from the coding sequence atgaGGCGGGAGGGGTCTCCAGCCCAGCTGCCGACGGCGAAGCTCCGGAAGGAATCAAGCCCCCCAACCACCACCAGCCCCGTCCACTCCCTCACCGACGACGTCCTGCTCCAGAtcttcctccgcctcccctccctcgcgacgctcgtccgcgccgccctcgcctgccggacgtggcggcgcgcggtggcctcctccccggccttccgccgccgcttccgggAGCTCcacccggcgcccctcctcggcCTCTTCTTCGAGCCCCCCAGCGCCGTCCAAGACCCGGCGCTCCCGGCCTTCCCCTCCTTcgtccccgcccgccgccgcgaccgggacctggccgccgccgtccacggcgGCGACTTCTTCCTGACATCCATCCAGGAGCACCCCGACAAGGCCCACTCCTGGGAGATCCTCGACTGCCGCGGCGGATACGTCCTCCTATGTAATGGTGACCTGCTCAGTGAGGAACCAATGGCGGTTGTAAATCCTTTGGAGCGAAGGAGCGAGCTGTTCTTTGACCATCACCACAAGGACATTTCCGAAGGTTACCGTGGCTACCTAGATGTACAGAACTCTTGCTTGCTCTGCTCCGACGAAGACCCGGCATCGTTCCGGGTGTTGCGTCTTGCCCACGACGAGTCAAGGGTGAGGGCTACCGTCTTCTCCTTAGACACCAGGCAGTGGAAACTTTACCCGTGGGTTGATGTCCCAGGGCGGCCACGACTTTCAAAGTCGTGGCTTCTGAACAGCGATATGCAATCCAATGGGTTCTTGTACTGGGTTTACAAGAATCACAAGTATATGGTCACGCTGAACACGGTGACAATGGACTTTTCTGTCGAGGAGCTCCCACCATTCCTGCAGAATCGGCGCTGCAGCTTTAATGCCGGTGAAACAAGCAGTGGTACGCGTTGCATTGTCTATGCTACTGACTTCACTGTTGGTGTGATGTTGCGAAGAACAGATAGTGATGGAGTTGAGAAGTGGATGCTGGACAGggccaccccattggacacacAGCTTGATGGGGTTCTCAGGAAACAGAAGGGCAACTATGATGAGCTACTGGTTGTGGCAGTCAGGGATGGCTTTGCATACTTGGCAACTTCAAAGAAGGTATATGATTCCCGGAACCCAAGTTGGTTCCTGTCCCTCTGCCTTGAAACAATGGAACTGGAGAATCTGTTTCAGAGGACATATGATAGTGGTGCACACCCCTATGTTATGACGTGGCCTCCTTGTTTAGTTGGTAACTATGGAATGTTTGGACTTGAAGATGGTACATGA
- the LOC120707321 gene encoding uncharacterized protein LOC120707321: MARDRSPTNSPPAKRRMDSSTTTTVASLGEDILLEIFLRLPCLATLVRAALTCRGWRRAVASSPAFRRRFRQLHPAPLLGLFFNPPGAVQEPALPAFPSFVPTRGTDRDQAAAVRGGDFFLTSLQQRRPGVHNGWDIHDCRGGYVLLANGDQETMAVVNPLARRSERFFDYGHGDTLEGHRVYAVGHRACLLCSDENPTSFRVVIIAHDKSRVRATVFCSDTGEWSIRPWVHIPGKPRRGRGEGWIRSCNVQAQGFLYWVYKNRKHMLTLDTATMDFSVDELPIFLQNRSCSFVVGEMKNGEPCIVYAINFTVGVLLRRAENHGVDRWVLDKAELLETQLGQVLGNVMEDYNKVEVVGVRDGFVYLATLDELNDSSTPSWFLSLCLETMILEKLFQRTYDSSVHPYIMPWPPSLVGN, from the coding sequence ATGGCGAGAGACAGATCTCCGACGAATTCGCCGCCGGCGAAACGCCGCATGGACTCCAGCACCACCACTACCGTCGCTTCCCTCGGCGAGGACATCCTGCTCGAGAtcttcctccgcctcccctgcctcgCCACGCTCGTCCGCGCCGCCCTCACCTGCCGCGGGTGGCGCCGCGCGGTGGCCTCCTCTCcggccttccgccgccgcttccgccaGCTTcacccggcgcccctcctgggCCTCTTCTTCAACCCCCCCGGCGCCGTCCAGGAGCCCGCGCTCCCCGCCTTCCCCTCCTTCGTCCCCACCCGCGGCACCGACCGGGAccaagccgccgccgtccggggCGGCGACTTCTTCCTCACCTCCCTCCAGCAGCGCCGCCCCGGAGTCCACAACGGCTGGGACATCCACGACTGCCGCGGCGGGTACGTCCTCCTCGCCAATGGTGATCAGGAAACAATGGCGGTGGTCAATCCCTTGGCGCGGCGGAGCGAAAGGTTCTTCGATTATGGCCACGGGGACACCCTTGAAGGTCACCGCGTCTACGCCGTGGGACATAGAGCCTGCTTGCTCTGCTCCGACGAAAACCCCACGTCGTTCCGGGTGGTCATTATTGCCCATGACAAGTCCAGGGTGCGGGCTACTGTCTTCTGCTCGGACACCGGCGAGTGGTCCATTCGCCCGTGGGTGCATATCCCGGGGAAGCCACGGCGGGGCCGCGGAGAAGGGTGGATTCGGAGTTGCAACGTGCAGGCTCAAGGATTCTTGTACTGGGTTTACAAGAATCGCAAGCATATGCTCACACTGGACACTGCAACAATGGATTTCTCTGTCGATGAGCTCCCAATTTTCCTGCAGAATCGATCCTGCAGCTTTGTTGTGGGTGAAATGAAAAATGGTGAGCCCTGCATTGTCTATGCTATTAACTTCACAGTCGGCGTGCTGTTGCGCAGAGCAGAGAATCATGGTGTTGATAGGTGGGTGCTGGACAAGGCCGAACTCTTGGAGACACAGCTTGGTCAGGTCCTTGGCAATGTAATGGAGGACTACAATAAGGTGGAGGTTGTGGGAGTAAGGGATGGCTTTGTGTACTTGGCAACATTAGATGAGTTAAATGATTCTAGTACTCCTAGTTGGTTCTTGTCTCTCTGCTTGGAAACCATGATATTGGAGAAGCTTTTTCAGAGGACGTACGACAGTTCAGTGCATCCCTACATTATGCCATGGCCGCCTTCTTTAGTAGGTAACTAG
- the LOC120707316 gene encoding uncharacterized protein LOC120707316, with the protein MSGGGDPTQPPPAKSPKQSSPTTTIESLGEDLLLTIFLRLPSLATLIRAALTCRAWRRAVASSPSFRRSFRELHPAPLLGIFEDPDRDALPPFVSAHRRDRDVLAAIRGGDFFLTPLLEPNSCASDAPLRWRVVDCRDGRIVLMNRVAGLLAIVNPFARQCPPDYIHIPFDMCSRDGPLRLGVHLLSSDEEPMSFRVVWLLCDISRVQLVVFSSETRDWSFLPWVEITERVPAHDANNWWLRWGMQANGLLYWPFKNEKHMLTLDTATMEFSVFELPPYLKGQQDCFYAVGETKDGEPCIVYCIGFSIGVLKDRVGDDGVKRWILVGMVHYEAESANDNRLQVVAVEGGFAYLITTEVVLSLCIETMELEKLFPRTFYARHFHPYIMAWPSSLVGNYRHFAIIQGGTGHE; encoded by the coding sequence ATGTCCGGCGGCGGTGATCCaacccagccgccgccggcgaaatCCCCAAAGCAATCGagccccaccaccaccatcgaATCCCTCGGCGAGGACCTCCTCCTCACCATCTTCCTCCGCCTCCCATCCCTCGCGACGCTCATCCGCGCCGCCCTCACATGCCGGGCGTGGCGCCGCGCGGTGGCCTCCTCTCCGTCCTTCCGCCGCAGCTTCCGCGAGCTCcacccggcgcccctcctcggGATCTTCGAGGATCCCGACCGCGATGCCCTCCCGCCCTTCGTCTCCGCCCACCGCCGCGACCGGGACGTGCTCGCGGCCATCCGCGGCGGAGACTTCTTCCTCACTCCCCTCCTGGAGCCCAACAGTTGCGCGAGCGATGCGCCCCTCCGCTGGCGCGTCGTCGACTGCCGCGACGGCCGCATCGTCCTCATGAACAGGGTCGCCGGGCTGCTCGCCATCGTCAACCCCTTTGCCCGACAGTGCCCCCCGGACTACATTCACATTCCCTTTGACATGTGCTCTAGGGACGGACCTCTGCGGCTCGGCGTGCATCTACTTTCCTCAGATGAGGAACCCATGTCATTCCGAGTTGTCTGGCTTCTTTGTGATATATCCAGGGTGCAGCTGGTGGTCTTCTCGTCGGAAACAAGGGATTGGAGTTTTCTCCCGTGGGTGGAAATCACAGAGAGGGTGCCGGCGCATGATGCTAACAACTGGTGGCTTCGATGGGGGATGCAAGCCAATGGCCTTCTGTACTGGCCTTTCAAGAACGAGAAGCACATGCTGACTCTGGACACTGCAACGATGGAGTTCTCTGTTTTTGAGCTCCCTCCATACTTGAAGGGTCAGCAGGATTGCTTCTATGCTGTTGGAGAGACTAAGGATGGCGAGCCTTGCATTGTTTATTGTATTGGGTTCAGCATTGGTGTGTTGAAGGACAGAGTTGGCGATGATGGTGTTAAGAGATGGATTTTGGTTGGCATGGTCCACTATGAGGCAGAGTCGGCGAATGACAATAGACTGCAAGTTGTCGCTGTAGAGGGTGGCTTTGCATACTTGATCACAACAGAGGTGGTGCTTTCACTATGCATTGAAACAATGGAGCTGGAGAAGCTGTTCCCGAGGACTTTCTATGCCCGTCATTTCCATCCCTACATCATGGCATGGCCTTCATCTTTAGTAGGAAACTACAGGCACTTTGCAATTATACAAGGTGGCACCGGGCATGAGTAA